Proteins from a single region of Candidatus Micrarchaeum acidiphilum ARMAN-2:
- a CDS encoding aminotransferase class I and II — MNFIMATKKNKTADGLRLDYSGGGYPPAPSVSKAVRDALPKLNLYPYEWYDELRSAIASYSGVRKENVLPTNGGDEAIGIITSIFGKRSLIPAPTYGQYEYIARAYGYSIRLKDCMPDGYNYKVAYTNSDLRWATLTWICNPNNPTGNIVPREDIEDFLHETGGLLVVDEAHYEFCGKTVVDMVERYDNLAVIRTFSKAFGIAGLRLGYIIANERLVERLNSSKQEFNVSRVSRDAGIAALRSLPYYRRQIRRTIAERDLTERFCRSLGIFAFESNGRFILLRFSSRKELYRVHRSLKADGITTFVSGDSEFSGLRGPYMRIAAGSSMQMRRFRKAIRKVIIKKPVYSANKK; from the coding sequence ATGAATTTCATCATGGCCACAAAAAAGAATAAGACTGCAGACGGGTTAAGGCTTGATTATTCCGGCGGAGGCTACCCACCGGCGCCTTCAGTGTCAAAGGCGGTAAGGGACGCGTTGCCAAAGCTGAACCTTTATCCGTACGAATGGTACGACGAGCTCAGGAGCGCCATAGCTTCCTATTCGGGGGTCAGAAAGGAGAATGTGCTGCCGACCAATGGCGGCGACGAGGCAATAGGAATTATTACTTCGATATTTGGAAAGAGATCGCTTATCCCTGCGCCGACTTACGGGCAGTACGAGTATATAGCCAGGGCATACGGCTACAGCATACGCCTCAAGGACTGCATGCCAGATGGCTACAACTACAAAGTGGCCTACACAAATTCTGATCTCAGATGGGCCACTCTGACATGGATATGCAATCCGAACAACCCCACCGGAAACATAGTTCCGCGTGAGGACATAGAAGATTTCCTGCACGAGACGGGAGGCCTTCTTGTTGTCGACGAAGCGCATTACGAGTTCTGCGGGAAAACCGTAGTTGACATGGTTGAAAGGTACGACAACCTTGCCGTAATAAGGACTTTTTCTAAGGCATTTGGTATAGCTGGGCTTAGACTCGGATACATAATCGCCAATGAAAGGCTTGTAGAGCGCCTTAACTCATCCAAGCAGGAGTTCAACGTCAGCAGGGTTTCAAGAGACGCTGGCATAGCCGCTCTCAGATCGCTGCCATACTACAGAAGGCAGATCAGGAGGACGATTGCGGAAAGAGACCTGACAGAGAGGTTTTGCAGAAGCCTTGGAATATTCGCATTCGAATCCAACGGCAGGTTTATACTGCTCAGGTTCAGCAGCAGGAAGGAACTCTACAGGGTGCACCGCAGCCTGAAGGCAGACGGCATAACTACTTTTGTTTCTGGTGATTCGGAGTTCAGCGGGCTGCGCGGACCTTACATGAGGATAGCAGCAGGCAGCAGCATGCAGATGCGGAGGTTCAGGAAGGCAATTAGAAAGGTAATTATTAAAAAACCTGTGTATTCCGCTAATAAGAAATGA
- a CDS encoding 3-hydroxybutyryl-CoA dehydrogenase yields the protein MAGKISVIGPGTMGSGIAQSFLQAGYSVVVVGRSDESIKKGAERIGASMDKAIKKGAMSEQDKQKLLSMLKLTTDYSEISGSSAIIEAVAEELDEKTGVLKQIEKFSGQAIIATNTSSIPIKKMASALSDPSKFLGMHFFNPVPVMKPVEIVVAESTSEDAAAMAISLAKACGKVPIRVKDYPGFVANSVLMPMLNEAALLLEKGVADREGIDTIVKLGLNHPMGPLELADFIGLDVCKDIMEAIYNETGDEKYKPAKLISEKVSQGKLGRKSKEGFYEYK from the coding sequence ATGGCTGGAAAAATATCTGTAATTGGTCCAGGAACAATGGGCTCTGGCATAGCACAGTCCTTTTTGCAGGCAGGATACTCGGTAGTAGTTGTTGGAAGAAGCGACGAATCAATAAAAAAGGGCGCTGAAAGAATCGGCGCAAGCATGGACAAGGCGATAAAGAAAGGGGCAATGTCAGAGCAGGACAAGCAGAAACTGCTTTCGATGCTCAAGCTTACCACAGACTATTCTGAAATATCAGGCTCATCTGCAATAATAGAGGCCGTTGCAGAAGAGCTCGATGAAAAGACTGGCGTGCTAAAGCAGATCGAAAAGTTTTCCGGACAGGCGATAATAGCAACAAACACGTCCTCGATACCGATAAAAAAGATGGCATCAGCTCTATCTGATCCGTCAAAGTTCCTCGGAATGCACTTTTTCAATCCAGTGCCTGTAATGAAGCCCGTTGAAATAGTAGTGGCAGAGTCTACTTCAGAGGATGCTGCTGCAATGGCAATAAGCCTTGCCAAGGCATGCGGAAAAGTCCCAATCAGAGTCAAAGACTATCCTGGCTTTGTAGCCAATAGCGTGCTGATGCCTATGCTCAACGAAGCAGCGCTGCTTTTGGAAAAAGGTGTTGCGGACAGGGAAGGAATAGACACCATAGTCAAGCTTGGCCTCAACCACCCCATGGGCCCCCTGGAGCTGGCAGACTTCATAGGCCTTGACGTGTGCAAGGACATAATGGAGGCAATATACAACGAGACCGGAGACGAGAAATACAAGCCGGCGAAGCTCATAAGCGAGAAGGTAAGCCAGGGCAAGCTCGGAAGAAAGTCCAAGGAAGGGTTCTACGAATATAAGTAG
- a CDS encoding acetyl-CoA acetyltransferase: MITNNGGVEMEDAYILESVRSPIGKFMGRLSEFTATALGAEVVKGLVSKSKMGAVPDSIIVGNVLSAGLGQNPAKQVLIYSGLKNTVPTLNVNMVCASGLKAVSLAAESIQAGNSDIVIAGGIESMTNSPHTVKGVRSFRKFGNVKLKELYDFANANGSADSYDLVDEMLYTGLWDCYSDMHMGTIAEKIGEKDGIARGDQDKFAVESHRRAAYATDNGKFRDEIIPIKLKSGEVFSQDEGIRRDTSIEKLAALKPAFKEGGTVTAGNASQLSDGAAFSIVVSGKKVKELGLKPIARIESYADGGIDPNWYGLSPIDSISKALSKTGRAIEDVDLFEINEAFCVQVLGVAKEMGISLDKLNVNGGATALGHPIGASGARLLATLVHAMRDRKKNMGVVSLCHGGGGSASMVISRVD, translated from the coding sequence ATGATAACAAATAATGGCGGTGTGGAAATGGAGGATGCATACATACTGGAATCTGTGAGGAGCCCCATAGGAAAATTCATGGGCAGGCTGTCAGAATTTACTGCAACGGCTCTTGGAGCAGAAGTGGTCAAGGGTCTTGTTTCAAAATCAAAAATGGGTGCTGTCCCTGACAGCATAATAGTCGGAAACGTGCTTTCCGCAGGGCTCGGGCAGAATCCGGCAAAGCAGGTCCTGATATACTCTGGGCTAAAGAACACCGTGCCAACGCTCAACGTCAACATGGTATGTGCATCCGGCCTGAAGGCCGTTTCGCTTGCCGCGGAGTCGATACAGGCAGGAAATTCTGATATCGTAATAGCCGGCGGCATTGAAAGCATGACCAACTCGCCGCACACTGTCAAGGGCGTGCGCTCATTCAGGAAATTTGGCAATGTTAAACTAAAGGAGCTGTACGATTTTGCAAATGCAAACGGGAGCGCAGATTCCTATGATTTGGTCGACGAAATGTTGTACACAGGCCTCTGGGACTGCTACTCTGACATGCACATGGGCACGATAGCGGAAAAAATAGGCGAAAAGGACGGCATAGCGCGCGGAGACCAGGACAAATTTGCAGTTGAAAGCCACAGGCGCGCAGCATACGCAACCGACAATGGAAAGTTCAGGGACGAAATCATACCAATAAAGCTCAAGAGCGGCGAGGTCTTCTCCCAGGACGAAGGCATACGCCGCGATACAAGCATAGAAAAGCTGGCCGCGCTTAAGCCCGCTTTCAAGGAGGGCGGCACGGTAACTGCTGGCAATGCGTCGCAGCTAAGCGACGGCGCTGCATTTTCGATAGTGGTATCAGGCAAAAAGGTAAAGGAACTGGGACTGAAGCCCATTGCCAGGATAGAATCCTATGCCGATGGAGGGATAGACCCCAACTGGTACGGCCTTTCGCCTATAGACTCAATATCCAAGGCCCTTTCAAAGACAGGCAGGGCAATCGAAGACGTAGATCTGTTCGAAATAAACGAGGCATTCTGCGTGCAGGTTCTCGGAGTTGCAAAGGAAATGGGCATAAGCCTGGACAAACTCAACGTTAACGGAGGCGCAACTGCACTTGGGCATCCGATAGGTGCATCGGGCGCCAGGCTACTCGCAACCCTGGTCCATGCAATGCGGGACAGGAAAAAGAATATGGGGGTGGTATCGCTGTGCCACGGCGGCGGCGGATCCGCATCCATGGTGATAAGCAGGGTAGATTAA